One Archangium violaceum genomic window, AGGCGGTGGCGCCCACGAAGTCTCCCGAGCCGACGGTATCGAGCGGGACGCGGTTCGTATTGACGCGGATGGCCGACAGCAGCCCCTGGGGGACCACTCGCATGTTGTTGGACAACAGGGATTCAGTGATGCAGTTCTGGGTGAAGCCGCTGCAATCACATCCCGTGTGGTAGGGAATCTGGTTGTCGCCGGCCCAGCCATCCTCGGCCGACATACGGCCCACGCGGTGGCCTTGCTGGTACTCGTCCCAGGAAGCGATACGGCTCCGGTTGCCTTCACCATTCTCCGCGGGAGCGTGGGCGTTGTCCCGCAGCCGTGCGGCGTACGTCGCGGGCAGATCCTTGCAGCCGAAGCTGTAGGCCACACCGGCACCTCCGTGCGTCCCCGCGTTCTGCGCCAGGCTCTGGTCATCCAGGATCCGGCGCCCCGTGTTCATGCGTACCCAGCCGGTTCCCGCCGGATGGACGACCTGGGCCCAGTTGCCCTGGAGGGCGGGCGAGGGGAAGCACTCCCCCGGCGTCAGGGTGAGCGGCCCCCCCTCCAGCGTCAGATCGGGAGCCTGGGGGGTGGGCTGTGCTTTCAGCGTCGTCTGCGCCGTGCACCGGAAGCACCAGGTGGTCGCCGCCTGATAGGGCAGGTGCGTGGTGCGGTGGAGCCAGAACGTGTTGTTGTTGATGTAGGAGTCGGCGACCCGGACCATCTCCTGCTTGAGCCGCTGGACCACCCCTTCATAGAGCTCCGCCAGCCCATCGATGGCGGCCGGCGCCGTATCTCGCCGTTCGCCAATCAGCAGGTGGCGATCGACGACACACCCCTGCGCCGTGTCCGGATCGAACGGCGCATATTGTTTGCGCAGGTAGTCCTCGAGCTCCTGGGACAGACCGATCTCCTGGAGGTCATAGGGGTAGTCTCCCTTCCCGTCGATGGTCGCGAAGTGCGTGAGATAGCTCCGCAGCACATCCCGGGTCCGCTCGCTGAAGACTCCGTCGAGCGGGATGAAATTGAAGGGTTGGATGGCCCGGTGCCGGGAGACGACCTCGTTGAGCATCTCCTGGAGCTCGACAATGCCCTCGTTTCGCGGGGTACGTGAGTTGGCTACGGGTTGGAACACCCAGAGGTGCTCGGCGGCCTCCTGTGCCAACAGATCGTTCAGCTGTGTGGCCCGCTCGTTGCGGACGATGCGGAGCTCGAGCGCGACTTCCAGGGAGCTCACCTGCGCCAGGATACGGAGGGTCCGATCGGCCTCGGCCACCTCGGTCGAGGGGTGCTGGAGGGTGACCTCGGCCATGCCATGGGAATCCGTGGTCACCGCGTCGTTGCCGGTGAGGGCTTCTTTCGCCGTTCCACTCGCGTCGAGGAAGCGGAGCGCCGCGCTTCCCCGCTCGCGTGACCACTCCACGCGGATTCCCGAGGCGGGGCTGCCGTCATGGTTGAAGGCGAGGAGGGTCAGTCGCCGGCGTGCGACGAATTGTCCTCCCGCCGCCGCGGTCGCGATGTCGATGTAGAAGAGATTCTCGAGGGCGGCGAAGCACTGCTCGGGAGGAAGGGTGGGGGGCGCTACGTCGGCGGCGCTATATCCCGGGAGCAGGTCGCGCAGCAGCCTTCGCCCGCTCTCATCGGCTGTCGTGTCGTCGACGTAGAAGTAACGCGCGGAGTCGCTGGTGGCCGCTTGGGGCTCCGCGGCGGTGCTGTAACCCGGAAGCAGCCGTTGGAGTTGCCTCGCGCCGGATTGGAATACGGTGTCACGGCTCCTCGGATAGAGGAACAACCACACCGCGGGGGCGAGCTGAACGTAATTGCTGACAGTCTCTCCGGGAGCGACCTGGAAGAACATGAAGCCTCCGTGGGGTATCAGCAGCCGAATCGTTCCGTGAGCTTCTGGCGCGTGGCGGAGTCGAGCTCACCCGTGACCTCCAGGCCCTGCACGCGCTGGAAGGCGCTCAGCGCGGCCGCAGTACGTGGACCCATCTTCCCGTCCACGGGTCCGGGGTTGAAGCCGAGGTTCCGCAGACGCATCTGGGCTCCGGATATCCCCCCGTCGTCCGTGTGCTCCATGGGGTTCAACTCCCCCACCGCCAGCTCCATCGTTCGTCCACGGATGACGAGCTTGCACCGCGTGGCATCGCCAATCTCCTCGTCCAGCAGCCCGTCCTGATTGGTCTTCCCCGACTTCTCTCGCCCCCGCACGATCAGGACGTAGTCCGTATTGGCCAGCACCGTGCCGTCATGGTCGCGCACGCCCACGCGAAGCCGGCGGGGGCTCCGCTTCAAGGTGAAGACGTGGGTTGCCCCTGCCTTGGCGCTCACCGTCTTCGCCTTCAAGGGCGGTATGTGGATCTGGTCTCCCGGATAGAGGAGGTGGGGATTCGGCCGGAGGCGGCGGAACTCCTCGTTGTCCGGGTGCTCGTAGATCGTACGCCAGTCCGAGAAGCCGTGGGACCAGGCGATGGTGGACAGGCACTCGCCCTGTTTCACCGTATGGACCTTCGACATTCTTCACCCCCCGCGAAGGACTCCATCATACCCGCCACACTCCGCTCCCTCCAGCGGAAGCGCTCCGTGGCTCCTTCGAGGAGGCGCCCGCTCAGGCCGCCGGACGCCGCAGCCCGGCGAATCCCAGCACCAGCAACCCCGTGAGCGCCATGCCTCCGCCCACGACGCAGACGCCGATCCATCCCCAGTGGCTCCAGGCCATGCTGCCCAGCCACGCTCCCGAGGCGCCTCCCGCGAAGTACGTCACCATGTAGACGGTGTTGAGCCGGTTGCGCGCCTCGGGGCGCAGCGCGTAGACGCGCGCCTGGTTGGCGATCTGATTGGCCTGTGCTCCCAGGTCCAGCAGGATGACGCCGAGCCCGATGCCCCACAGCGAGTGGCCGAGCAGCCCGAGCACGATGAAGGAGAGGAACAGCACGCCGACGGCGAGCATGTTGATGCGCCGATCTCCACGCACGTCGGCGTAGCGGCCCACCAGCGGCGCGGCGACGGCTCCGGCCACGCCCACCACGCCGAACAACCCCGCCACCTGCGGGCCGTAGTGCTCCGGCATCGACTGGAGATAGAGCGCCAGCGTGGCCCAGAAGGCACTGAAGCTCCCGAAGGTGAGCGCGCCCAGCAGCGAGTGCAGCCGCAGCAGGGGCTCCTCACGCACCAGGCTCCCCAATGAGCGCAGCAGGGCCGGGTAGGGCAGGGTGGAGCTCGCGGCCTGGCTCGGCAGCGTGAGCCGCAGCACCACCACCAGGAGCAGCATCAGCGCCGCGGCGATCCAGAACATGGCGCGCCAGCCGAACCGCACCCCGAGCAGGCCCGCGGCGGTGCGCGACAGGAGGATGCCGATGAGCAGCCCGCTCATCACCGTGCCCACCACGCGTCCCCGCTGGGTCTCGGGCGCGAGGTGCGCGGCGAGTGGCACCAGCAACTGGGGCACCACCGTCGTCACGCCCACCACGCCGCTGGCGATCACCATCCACGGCATGTTGGGCGCGAGCGCCACGGCCATGAGCGCGAGGCTCACCAGCGCGGTCATGACGACGATAGTGCGCCGCCGCTCGAGGCTATCCCCAAGCGGGACGATGAACAGCAATCCCAGGGCATAGCCCACCTGGGAAAAGGCGGGGATGAGCCCCAGGGCCCGATCGGAGGCCTGGAACGTCCGTCCGATCTCTCCGAGCAGCGGCTGGTGGTAGTACAGGTTCGCGACGGAGAGGCCCGCGGCGGCCGCCATCAGCCACACGAGCCCCGGACGCAATCGATGAGAGTCCACGCGGGCCCCTTACATTCCGGACCCATGCTCAACAAGCCCGGAGTGTAGGGGGCGCGGCCTCCGTCGGGCCTCGCGACTACCGCACGCAGGCCCCCACTCCCGCGAAGTCCTGCAGCGGCTCGCAGCGTCCGCTCGCGCAGCCGGGCTCTCCCGATGGAGCGCGGCACAGCTTGCGGCACACCAGTCCCGCTCCGTCCTTCACGCACGCGCTCCCGGGCTTGCAGTCGTTCGAGTACGCGCAGGGCGACCCGTCCTCCACCGTGCCCGCCGTCACGCACACCGCGCCGCTCCCGGGCGTGGGATAGCACCCCAGCGAGCTCGCGCAGCCCTGCGCCAGCGGATCGCACCCAGACCCCGCTTCCCCACAGACCCTCGGCAATTCATCCGAGCCCGTGAAGCGCAGCACCTCGACGCAGGCTCGCGGTGCCGTGCACTGCTCGTTCCCGTAGCAGAACTTCTGGCACGTGAACGTGGTGCCCCCGTCCGGCCCCGTCTGATCCGTGCAGTACAGCCCCGCCTTGCACGTGTCGTAGAAGATGTCGCCCCCTGGCTGCGTGGTGCTCTCGCAGGCCCCGCCCTCCGTCACCGTCCCGTCCGGCACGCAGCGGCGCGTCGTCTCGCTCCCCTGGCGCACGTAGGTGCACTTGTTGCCCGCGGGGCAGTTCTGCGCCACCAGATCGCACTCACCGGGGAAGCAGCGGTTTCCCTGACCACCTCCCTCCAGCAGGCCTCGCAAGCAGAGCTCGTCCGCGGCACAGCCCTGCTGACGCGCCACGTCGCAGACCTGTGGCGTCTCGCCCCCAGCCCCATCCGGTGTCGTCCCTCCGCCTCCATCACGCCCACCGTTGGAGAGCCCCGAGTCGCTCCCCGCGTCCCCCGTGTTGCCGTTGCCGTTGCGGCACGCTCCAACCATCAGCCCCACGACGAGGACACTGCTCACTAGAAGAACATTCGCCCGCATTCCTGTCCCCCACTGCATTCACGAACGGGACTAATAAGACGTTCGGGGAGAAACGGGCCCCCCTTGAACAGGACGTGGGTGACAGCGGACACTTGTGGCTGTCACGAAGTCCTTGAGAAACACTCCCGAGGGAAGCAAGTGCGCATGACCATGAAGACGGCCGAAGCTGCGGAGTCCCCGGCGGTGATGCAGGCCAACCGGAGGACTCACGAGAGGGTGACGGCGACTTTCGACGTGCGCTTCCAGGAAGCTCAGGATGCCGCGCGAGCGCTTCGCGCGTACTCGCTCAACCTGTCGGCGGGAGGGCTGTGCCTGCGCACGCGCCGCTCCTACGACGTGGGCTCGCGTGTGCGCCTTCAGATGACCGTGAGCGGTGAGGATTTCGACCTCGAGGGCATCATCTCGTGGGTGCGTGATGATGCAGAGGCCATCGGCGTGCGCTTCGTCGACGTCTCCGAGGTGGACCAGGCCCGCCTGCAGCGCGTGGTGACGAGCTTCAAGCGCTGAAGAGGCGGGGCCATCATGGCCCCGCCGGGTGGTGCGCTACTGGCCGTGCTGCCGTTCCAGGTCGGCGTGGCGCATCACCAGGTTGTCCACCTGCACGAAGCCGCAGGCCTCGTAGAAGTCCCGCAGCTCCACCAGGGCGTAGGCGCTCACCTCGAGCCGCTTCACGCTCAACGCCCGGGCGCCACAGCGCTCGAGCACCTGCTGCATGAGCGCCCGGCCCACGCCGCGCCGCCGCCAGGTCTCCGTTACCACCAGCTCGTCCACCGTGGCGATGCGCCCACGCAGCCTCAGCTGCGGCCGGTGCGACAGCGACACCATGCCCACGGGCCGATCCTGCGGGTCCGCCGCCACGAAGATTTCAATCTCCGGATGGCTGATGACCCAATGGACCGTCTGGGCATCCGAGCCGTGGGCATAGCCCATTTCGCGCAGAAGGGAGGCCAGGCTCTCGGCATCACCGCGACGCGCGCGGCGGATGCGGAAGGGAGGAGCGTCCGGGGCAGGGTTTCTTGAGGGCGTCGATTGCACGGCCCTCGCAGTGTAACCAAGGCGCGGGCAACCTCGCAAAGGCGGAGGGCGGCTCCGGGTGTTTATCCGGGCCGCCCCCACGCGCTTACGCTTACATCCCCACTCGCGGTGTGTGGCTCAGGGCTGCTCGGCCGCCAGTGCGCGGATGGCGGCGGTGATGTCCCCCTGCTGGGGGACCGAGGCCATCTCCAGCGTGTCCGCCAGGCCGATGCCCGGCACGAACTTGCCGGCCAGCAGCCGGGGTGGCGCCATCAGCTTGTAGAAGAGCTCTTCCACCGTGCGGCGCACCAGGTGCTCACCGAAGTTGGTCACCTCGGTGTCCTCGTTCACGTACAGCACGCGGCCCGTCTTCTCCACGGAGCCCTTGATGAGCTCCCAGTCGTACGGCCACAGGGTGCGCATGTCGATGACCTCGGCGTCCACGCCCTCGCCGGCCAGGTCGTCCGCGGCCTTCTTGCACAGCGGCAGCGTGCGGCCGTAGCTCACCACCGTCACCTGCGAGCCCGCGCGCACCACCTTGCCCTTGCCGATGGGCACCGCGTAGGCCTCGAGCCGCGGCCACTGCGGCTTCCACTGCGAGCGGTCTCCCAGCGGCGCGTCGATCATCTTCGACAGCAGCTTCTCGTCGTCCGGCTCTCCCGGAATGCGCTCCTCGCCCTTGATGCGCAGCAGCGCCTTGGGCTCCAGGAACATGACGGGGTTGATCTCCTGGCAGGCGGAGATCATCAGGCCGTACGCATCCAGCGGGTTGGAGGGGATGACGATCTTCCATCCCGGGATGTGGGTCGCCGTCGCGTCGAAGGAGTGCGAGTGGTAGATGGAGCCGCGGATGCCGCTGCCCACCGGCGTCTTCACCACCATGGGGAGGTTCCAGTCCCCGTTGGTGGCCCAGCAGGTGTTGCCGGCGATCTTCAGCAGATCGATGGTGTTGTAGATGTAGTCGGCGAACTGGATCTCCGCGACGGGCCTGGAGCCGGCCATGGCCAGACCGATGGCCATGCCGATGATGCCGCGCTCGTCCAGGGGCGAGTTCCACGCCGTCTTGAGGCCCTGCGTGGCGGTGAAGACGCCGCCCAGGGGCGGACCCACGTCCTCGCCGAAGATGTCGGTGACGCCGAGGTGCTCCTCGGCGTAGTGCAGGGCCATGCGAACGGCCTGTGCCATGTTGGCCATGGGTTACTTCCTCTCCGCGAAGATGTGGTTCCAGATGGTCTCGGGGGCCGGCAGCGGCTCCTCGCGGACCTGACGGGCCATGGCGGCCATGTCCTCGGTGTAGCGGTTGCGCAGGTCGTCCATCTCCTTGCGCGAGAGGACGCCGTGCTTCTCCAGGCGCTCCTCGAAGAGGGCCAGGCAGTCCGTCTCGTTGCCCACGAAGTTGGCGCCGGACGCGGAGGAGTGGCCGTACAGGCGCGACACCATCGCCTCCATCAGGAACGGCTTGCGCTCCTTGCGCACGTACTCCATGGCCTCCCGCAGCTCCAGGTAGGCGTTGATGGGATCGTTCCCATCGATCGTCTTGGTGCGCATGTTGAAGGCCTTGCCGCGATCCGCCACATGCGTCTCGCCGTGCTGG contains:
- a CDS encoding alpha-ketoacid dehydrogenase subunit beta, with protein sequence MANMAQAVRMALHYAEEHLGVTDIFGEDVGPPLGGVFTATQGLKTAWNSPLDERGIIGMAIGLAMAGSRPVAEIQFADYIYNTIDLLKIAGNTCWATNGDWNLPMVVKTPVGSGIRGSIYHSHSFDATATHIPGWKIVIPSNPLDAYGLMISACQEINPVMFLEPKALLRIKGEERIPGEPDDEKLLSKMIDAPLGDRSQWKPQWPRLEAYAVPIGKGKVVRAGSQVTVVSYGRTLPLCKKAADDLAGEGVDAEVIDMRTLWPYDWELIKGSVEKTGRVLYVNEDTEVTNFGEHLVRRTVEELFYKLMAPPRLLAGKFVPGIGLADTLEMASVPQQGDITAAIRALAAEQP
- a CDS encoding MFS transporter, whose amino-acid sequence is MAAAAGLSVANLYYHQPLLGEIGRTFQASDRALGLIPAFSQVGYALGLLFIVPLGDSLERRRTIVVMTALVSLALMAVALAPNMPWMVIASGVVGVTTVVPQLLVPLAAHLAPETQRGRVVGTVMSGLLIGILLSRTAAGLLGVRFGWRAMFWIAAALMLLLVVVLRLTLPSQAASSTLPYPALLRSLGSLVREEPLLRLHSLLGALTFGSFSAFWATLALYLQSMPEHYGPQVAGLFGVVGVAGAVAAPLVGRYADVRGDRRINMLAVGVLFLSFIVLGLLGHSLWGIGLGVILLDLGAQANQIANQARVYALRPEARNRLNTVYMVTYFAGGASGAWLGSMAWSHWGWIGVCVVGGGMALTGLLVLGFAGLRRPAA
- a CDS encoding PGRP and LysM peptidoglycan-binding domain-containing protein, whose translation is MSKVHTVKQGECLSTIAWSHGFSDWRTIYEHPDNEEFRRLRPNPHLLYPGDQIHIPPLKAKTVSAKAGATHVFTLKRSPRRLRVGVRDHDGTVLANTDYVLIVRGREKSGKTNQDGLLDEEIGDATRCKLVIRGRTMELAVGELNPMEHTDDGGISGAQMRLRNLGFNPGPVDGKMGPRTAAALSAFQRVQGLEVTGELDSATRQKLTERFGC
- a CDS encoding GNAT family N-acetyltransferase, with the protein product MQSTPSRNPAPDAPPFRIRRARRGDAESLASLLREMGYAHGSDAQTVHWVISHPEIEIFVAADPQDRPVGMVSLSHRPQLRLRGRIATVDELVVTETWRRRGVGRALMQQVLERCGARALSVKRLEVSAYALVELRDFYEACGFVQVDNLVMRHADLERQHGQ
- a CDS encoding TIGR02266 family protein, translating into MTMKTAEAAESPAVMQANRRTHERVTATFDVRFQEAQDAARALRAYSLNLSAGGLCLRTRRSYDVGSRVRLQMTVSGEDFDLEGIISWVRDDAEAIGVRFVDVSEVDQARLQRVVTSFKR